From Scophthalmus maximus strain ysfricsl-2021 chromosome 14, ASM2237912v1, whole genome shotgun sequence, one genomic window encodes:
- the LOC118320593 gene encoding interleukin-10 receptor subunit beta codes for MTAAITVLILTTSTLCGSTVVSGILSRPTNVNLTSYNMNLVLTWNPPKGAAGSLVYTTQYKTTVTAYTVGCVNITALECDLTRLSESAINENGKYTGRVLVQSGSEASAWVESNQINMDGDTIIGSPDVSLFSNGPTIEVSIKDPVFAISALRNIYIFATYNITYWKDSQKEKAKHISNIQQNRVVLNDLDPWTKYCVQVQINTERNSNPSKPSGIVCENTTNEKESPWVAAMVTFVFMALAVALGVVAVVYRKSISNFFCPKDTLPQHFKEYLLAPPNSTIYLAMQNSHPPEEIYHKVGIITDDRTLEEGGPLEEARATCSRQSNVTM; via the exons ATGACAGCAGCTATCACCGTGCTTATCCTGACGACTTCCACTCTGTGTGGATCCACAG TGGTATCAGGAATCCTCAGTCGTCCCACTAACGTCAACTTGACTTCCTACAACATGAACCTGGTGCTAACGTGGAATCCACCTAAAGGGGCAGCCGGCAGCCTGGTCTACACTACTCAGTATAA AACTACAGTCACAGCCTACACAGTTGGATGTGTGAACATCACCGCCCTCGAATGTGACCTAACTCGCCTCAGTGAGTCAGCCATCAATGAGAATGGAAAGTACACAGGCAGAGTGCTGGTGCAGTCGGGGTCAGAGGCTTCTGCCTGGGTGGAAAGTAATCAAATTAACATGGATGGAGATA ccATCATTGGTTCACCCgatgtctctcttttctccaatgGGCCTACTATCGAAGTCAGCATTAAAGATCCAGTGTTCGCAATATCAGCACTCAGGAATATATACATCTTTGCCACCTACAACATCACCTACTGGAAGGACAGCCAGAAGGAAAAG GCCAAACACATCAGCAATATACAACAAAACCGTGTGGTTCTGAATGACCTGGACCCCTGGACCAAGTACTGTGTCCAAGTACAGATCAACACAGAGAGGAACTCCAACCCCAGTAAGCCCAGCGGAATTGTCTGTGAGAATACCACCAATG AAAAAGAATCTCCATGGGTTGCAGCAATGGTGACATTTGTCTTCATGGCACTGGCAGTGGCTCTGGGGGTGGTTGCAGTAGTGTATCGGAAAAGTATATCcaactttttttgtccaaaagaTACCCTGCCTCAGCACTTTAAAGag tATCTCCTGGCACCCCCCAACTCCACCATCTACCTGGCAATGCAGAATTCCCACCCACCCGAGGAGATCTACCACAAGGTCGGTATCATCACAGATGACAGGACTTTGGAGGAAGGGGGTCCTCTGGAAGAAGCAAGGGCTACCTGCAGCAGACAGTCTAATGTCACAATGTGA